From a region of the Pan paniscus chromosome 19, NHGRI_mPanPan1-v2.0_pri, whole genome shotgun sequence genome:
- the PIMREG gene encoding protein PIMREG, translating to MASRWQSMGTSVHRRSLQHQEQLKDSKELQPVVSHQETSVGALGSLCRQFQRRLPLRAVNLNLRAGPSWKRLETPEPGQQGLQAAARSAKSALGAVSQRIQESCQSGTKWLVETQVKARRRKRGAQKGSGSPTHSLSQKSTRLSGAAPAHSAADPWEKEHHRLSARMGSRAHPLRRSRREAAFRSPYSSTEPLCSPSESDSDLEPVGAGIQHLQKLSQELDEAIMAEESGDVVSLIHD from the exons ATGGCTTCTCGGTGGCAGAGCATGGGGACCTCCGTGCACCGGAGATCTCTCCAGCACCAGGAGCAGCTGAAGGACAGCAAGGAGCTGCAGCCTGTGGTCAGCCATCAGGAGACCTCTGTAGGGGCCCTGGGGTCCCTGTGCAGACAGTTCCAAAGGAGGCTGCCCCTGAGAGCCGTCAACCTCAACCTCCGCGCAGGGCCCTCCTGGAAACGCCTGGAAACCCCAGAGCCAGGTCAGCAGGGCCTCCAGGCTGCAGCTCGCTCAGCTAAGAGTGCTTTGGGTGCCGTATCCCAG AGAATCCAGGAGTCCTGCCAAAGTGGCACCAAGTGGCTGGTGGAGACCCAGGTGAAGGCCAGGAGGCGGAAGAGAGGAGCACAGAAGGGCAGTGGATCCCCAACTCACAGCCTGAGCCAGAAGAGCACCCGGCTGTCTGGAGCCGCCCCTGCCCACTCAGCCGCAGACCCCTGGGAGAAGGAGCATCACCGCCTCTCTGCCCGGATGGGCTCACGTGCCCACCCATTACGGCGATCAAGGCGGGAGGCTGCCTTCCGGAGCCCCTACTCCTCAACAGAGCCCCTCTGCTCTCCCAG CGAGTCCGACAGTGACCTAGAGCCTGTGGGGGCGGGAATTCAGCATCTCCAGAAGCTGTCCCAAGAGCTAGATGAAGCCATTATGGCGGAAGAGAG tGGTGATGTCGTCTCTCTCATTCATGACTGA
- the PITPNM3 gene encoding membrane-associated phosphatidylinositol transfer protein 3 isoform X1: MAKAGRAGGPPPGGGAPWHLRNVLSDSVESSDDEFFDAREEMAEGKNAILIGMSQWNSNDLVEQIETMGKLDEHQGEGTAPCTSSILQEKQRELYRVSLRRQRFPAQGSIEIHEDSEEGCPQRSCKTHVLLLVLHGGNILDTGAGDPSCKAADIHTFSSVLEKVTRAHFPAALGHILIKFVPCPAICSEAFSLVSHLNPYSHDEGCLSSSQDHVPLAALPLLAISSPQYQDAVATVIERANQVYREFLKSSDGIGFSGQVCLIGDCVGGLLAFDAICYSAGPSGDSPASSSRKGSISSTQDTPVVVEEDCSLASSKRLSKSNIDISSGLEDEEPKRPLPRKQSDSSTYDCEAITQHHAFLSSIHSSVLKDESETPAAGGPQLPEVSLGRFDFDVSDFFLFGSPLGLVLAMRRTVLPGLDGFQVRPACSQVYSFFHCADPSASRLEPLLEPKFHLVPPVSVPRYQRFPLGDGQSLLLADALHTHSPLFLEGSSRDSPPLLDAPASPPQASRFQRPGRRMSEGSSHSESSESSDSMAPVGASRITAKWWGSKRIDYALYCPDVLTAFPTVALPHLFHASYWESTDVVAFILRQVMRYESVNIKESARLDPAALSPANPREKWLRKRTQVKLRNVTANHRANDVIAAEDGPQVLVGRFMYGPLDMVALTGEKVDILVMAEPSSGRWVHLDTEITNSSGRITYNVPRPRRLGVGVYPVKMVVRGDQTCAMSYLTVLPRGMECVVFSIDGSFAASVSIMGSDPKVRPGAVDVVRHWQDLGYMILYITGRPDMQKQRVVSWLSQHNFPQGMIFFSDGLVHDPLRQKAIFLRNLMQECFIKISAAYGSTKDISVYSVLGLPASQIFIVGRPTKKYQTQCQFLSEGYAAHLAALEASHRSRPKKNNSRMILRKGSFGLHAQPEFLRKRNHLRRTMSVQQPDPPAANPKPERAQSQPESDKDHERPLPALSWARGPPKFESVP; encoded by the exons GAGAACTGTACCGGGTTTCCTTGAGAAGACAGAGGTTCCCAGCCCAGGGAAGCATCGAGATCCACGAAGACAGCGAG GAAGGCTGCCCGCAGCGCTCCTGCAAGACACATGTCCTCCTGCTGGTCCTGCACGGGGGAAACATCCTGGACACGGGTGCCGGGGACCCATCCTGCAAGGCAGCCGACATCCACACCTTCAGCTCCGTGCTGGAGAAGGTCACACGAGCCCATTTCCCTGCTGCCCTGGGCCACATCCTCATCAAGTTCGTCCCCTGTCCTGCCATCTGCTCTGAGGCTTTCTCGCTTGTCTCTCA CCTGAACCCCTACAGCCACGATGAGGGCTGCCTCAGCAGCAGCCAGGACCACGTCCCTCTGGCCGCCCTTCCCCTGTTGGCCATCTCCTCCCCGCAGTACCAGGATGCTGTCGCCACTGTCATCGAGCGAGCCAACCAGGTCTACAGAGAGTTCCTGAAGTCCTCTGATGGGATTGGCTTCAGTGGGCAG GTGTGTCTCATCGGGGACTGTGTGGGGGGCCTCCTGGCCTTCGATGCCATCTGCTACAGTGCGGGGCCCTCAGGGGACAGCCCTGCCAGCAGCAGCCGGAAGGGGAGCATCAGCAGCACCCAG GACACCCCAGTCGTGGTGGAGGAAGATTGCAGCCTGGCCAGCAGCAAGCGTCTCAGCAAAAGCAACATTGACATCTCCAGTGGGTTGGAGGATGAGGAGCCCAAGAGGCCGTTGCCGCGGAAACAGAGCGACTCCTCCACCTATGACTGCGAGGCCATCACCCAGCACCATGCCTTCCTCTCAAG CATCCACTCCAGCGTGCTAAAGGATGAGTCTGAGACCCCGGCGGCTGGGGGGCCGCAGCTccctgaggtcagcctgggccgCTTTGACTTCGATGTGTCCGACTTCTTCCTCTTCGGCTCGCCACTGGGCCTGGTCCTGGCCATGCGGAGGACGGTGCTGCCTGGGCTGGACG GCTTCCAGGTGCGTCCTGCCTGCAGCCAGGTCTACAGCTTCTTCCATTGCGCAGACCCCTCTGCCTCACGGCTCGAGCCACTGCTGGAGCCCAAGTTCCACCTGGTGCCGCCTGTCAGCGTGCCTCGCTACCAGAGGTTCCCACTGGGCGATGGGCAGTCCCTCCTCCTCG CTGATGCCCTACACACCCACAGCCCCCTCTTCCTGGAGGGCAGCTCCCGGGACAGCCCGCCACTTCTGGATGCCCCTGCCTCGCCCCCTCAGGCCTCGAGGTTCCAGCGCCCAGGACGGAGGATGAGCGAGGGGAGCTCCCACAGCGAGAGCTCGGAGTCCTCGGACAGCATGGCACCCGTGGGTGCCTCCCGCA TCACAGCCAAGTGGTGGGGAAGCAAGAGGATCGACTATGCCCTGTACTGCCCTGATGTCCTCACGGCCTTCCCCACCGTGGCCCTGCCCCACCTCTTCCACGCCAGCTACTGGGAGTCCACAGACGTGGTGGCCTTCATCCTGAGACAG GTAATGCGCTATGAGAGCGTGAACATCAAGGAAAGCGCCCGCCTGGACCCCGCAGCACTGAGTCCTGCCAACCCCCGGGAGAAGTGGCTTCGTAAGCGGACTCAGGTCAAGCTGAGG AATGTCACGGCTAATCACCGGGCCAATGATGTGATTGCTGCTGAAGATGGCCCCCAGGTCCTGGTGGGGCGGTTCATGTACGGGCCCCTCGACATGGTGGCTCTGACTGGAGAGAAG GTGGACATCCTAGTAATGGCAGAGCCATCCTCAGGCCGCTGGGTACACCTGGACACAGAGATCACCAACAGCAGTGGTCGCATCACATACAATGTGCCGCGGCCCCGGCGCCTGGGGGTTGGCGTCTATCCTGTGAAGATGGTCGTCAG GGGCGACCAGACCTGTGCCATGAGCTACCTCACGGTGTTGCCCCGGGGCATGGAGTGCGTAGTGTTCAGCATTGATGGGTCCTTCGCGGCCAGCGTGTCTATCATGGGAAGCGACCCCAAGgtccggccgggtgcagtggatgTTGTCCG GCACTGGCAGGACTTGGGCTACATGATCCTTTACATCACGGGACGGCCGGACATGCAGAAGCAGCGGGTGGTGTCGTGGCTGTCCCAGCACAACTTCCCACAGGGCATGATCTTCTTCTCCGACGGGCTGGTGCATGACCCGCTGCGGCAGAAGGCCATCTTCCTGCGCAACCTCAtgcaggag TGCTTCATCAAAATCAGTGCGGCCTATGGCTCCACGAAGGACATCTCTGTCTACAGCGTGCtgggcctgcctgcctcccagatcTTCATTGTGGGCCGGCCCACCAAGAAGTACCAAACCCAGTGCCAG TTCCTGAGCGAGGGCTACGCCGCACACCTGGCCGCGCTGGAGGCCAGCCACCGCTCACGCCCAAAGAAGAACAACTCGCGCATGATCCTGCGCAAGGGCAGCTTCGGGCTGCACGCGCAGCCAGAGTTCCTGCGGAAGCGCAACCACCTGCGCAGAACCATGTCAGTGCAGCAGCCCGACCCGCCCGCCGCCAACCCCAAGCCCGAGCGGGCCCAGAGCCAGCCCGAGTCGGACAAAGACCACGAGCGGCCGCTGCCGGCGCTCAGCTGGGCGCGTGGGCCCCCCAAGTTCGAGTCGGTGCCCTGA